The genomic window GGTTCTCGGTCGAGGCCCGGATGATCATCCCGACGCGGGTGCGTTCGATGAGCCACCAGACGCCGAGGCAGATCAGGATCGAGAACCCCAGCACAAACAGACGGTAGGTCGGAAAGAACATGAAGCCGATCGGGACCGCGCCCCTGAGCTGCGCCGGGATGCTGTACGGGACTCCCTGCACGCCGAACCGGAGCCGCATCGCATCCTGGATCACCAGGGTCAGGCCGAAGGTCAGGAGCAGGTTGTAGAGGACGTCGAGATTGTACAGCCACCGCAGCAGCGTCCGCTCGAGGACGAACCCGACGGCGCCGACGGCCAGCGGCGCGATGATCAGAGCCCACCAGAACGACACCCCCAGCTGGACGCCCAGGAGATAGGCGGCAAACGCGCCCAACATATACAGCGCGCCGTGCATGAAGTTGACGACGTGAAGCATTCCAAAAATGATTGCGAGCCCGAGGCTCAACAGCGCGTAGAATGCGCCGCTGATCAGCCCGTTGAAGACCTGGACGAGGATGGTCTCCATCTGCTACCGGATGCGAAGGACGGGGGCGGGGCCCGGTCCAGGGTGCCGGGCCCCTGTCCCCCGTCCGTCAGCTATGATCAAGCGCCGCTCAACGTTTTGCCATGTTGCAAAGGTTCTCGCTGAGAGGCTGGAACGCTTCATTCGCGGGGATCTTGCTGACGAACTTCACGTAATCCCAGGGCTCTTTGACCTCGCTCGGCCCCTTCACCTGCGCGACGTAGGCGTCCTTGATCACGGCGTGGTCCTGCTTGCGGACCTCAGCGTTGTGGGCGAAGAAGTCG from bacterium includes these protein-coding regions:
- a CDS encoding branched-chain amino acid ABC transporter permease, with protein sequence METILVQVFNGLISGAFYALLSLGLAIIFGMLHVVNFMHGALYMLGAFAAYLLGVQLGVSFWWALIIAPLAVGAVGFVLERTLLRWLYNLDVLYNLLLTFGLTLVIQDAMRLRFGVQGVPYSIPAQLRGAVPIGFMFFPTYRLFVLGFSILICLGVWWLIERTRVGMIIRASTENPALTRALGVDVDRWIPLVFAFGVGLAGLAGVLAAPMRNISPLMGSDLIITTFAIVVIGGMGSIFGSVVTGFLVGVISALGAVYYPPAANTLVFVLMAFVLLLRPSGLFGSPEAG